In Solimonas sp. K1W22B-7, the DNA window CCACGGCGGGCGCCGATGGTTCGGGCTTCAAGCTGAAGGACCCGGCCCTGCCCTACAACCCGACGACCAACCCCTACCTGCCCGTGGGCGGCCGCGCCCAGGCCTGCTCGACCAACCCGACCTGCAACTACGGTCCGGACGGCCTGCGCTTCAACCCCCATCAGGCCGACCTCGGCGACTTCGTCGACAAGCTCTCCTGGGGCTACAAGATCATCACGATCGTGAAGTACGAGAGCGTCGCTCCCGGCATCAGCCTGCAGCCCTTCATCATCTGGAGCCACGACGTCAACGGCACCGGCCCGGGCCCGGCGGAGAACTTCGTCCAGGGCCGCAAGCAGGTGCTGGCCAACCTCGAAACCCGCTACAAGGAAGCGATCTCCTTCACCGTGGGCTACGGCTGGTTCTTCGGCGGCGGCAACAACAACCTGTACAGCGACCGCGACTTCGCGCAGGCCTTCGTGCGCTACCAGTTCTGAGAAGCAACTTTTGTAGCAAAAAGCCCGCTACGGCGGGCTTTTTGTTTTGCGCGCTATTGAGGCCTTGATGACGCCATCCATGGCGAGACTTCAGCTCGCCCAGCCAGCCCCTGCCCGGCCATCCATGGCCGGGCGTTCGGCGACGCAGGCGATGCGATTCAACGCATCGCCTGCGTCGCCTCACCCGCCCATGGCGGGCCTTCTGTTTTGTGGCTCTCCGCATCGTTAAGATGACGCCCAACGACGACCGGGTTCCATGAAGGGCCCGGCATTACTCCGACGAGGTACGCCCCATGAAAAACTGCCACAAGCAGTTCCCCCGCATCGTCCCCGCGCTGCTGGCACTGGCCTGCGCCGCACCGGCACAGGCCATCACCTTCGATTTCGCCGACGGCGAAATCACCGGCGTGCTCAACACCGCCATCACCGCCGGCAGCGCCTGGCGCATGGAAGACCGCGCCGCCGACCTGGTGGGCAAGTCCAACCTCGATCCGGACCTCTGCGGTGGGCGCTACCAGTCCTGTCAGGGCCTGTTCAAGGAACAGATCTACCCGGCGCAGCACCTGGCCGCCGCACCGGGCCAGTTCAGCATGCGCAACGACGACGGCAACCTGAACTACGACCAGGGCGACATGGTGCAGGGCGTGGCCAAGATCACCCAGGACCTGACGCTGAACTGGCATGGCTTCGGCTTCTTCGCGCGCTGGCTGGCCTTCCACGACTTCGTCAACAACGATTTCACCGAGACGCACCCCAATCTCATCACGCCGGAGAACGTCGAGCGCGTCGCCACCACCGGCAACGCCGAGTCCAACCACTTCTTCACGCGGGTCTACGGCAAGGGCGAGCGCGTGCGCAGCAAGCGCCGCGAAGGCGAAGTGCTGAACCAGGTCGGCAGCGACCTGCAGTGGCTGGACTTCAACATCTCCGGCCGCCTGCCGCTCTGGGGCGAAAAGGACATGAGCTTCAAGATCGGCCGCCAGACCGTGAACTGGGGCGAGTCCACGCTGATGGTGATCAACTCGGTCAACCAGGCCCAGCCGGTCAACGCCAACAACCTCTACCGCGTCGGCTTCACGGTGGAGGAAGTGTTCACGCCGGTGGGCTCGGTGTTCGCCAGCATGGACCTGTTCGAGAACGCCACCCTCGAAGCCTACTACCAGTTCGAGTGGCAGCCGGTGGAAGCGCCGGCACCGGGCAGCTACTTCGGCTTCGCCGACATCGGCACCAACAACGCGGTCGACAACCTCAACCTGACCTTCGGCACCTCGCCGGACGATCCTGACCGCGCCTTCGCCGGTGCCAATGCCCGCGAGCAGCTCGGTTACCTCGACAACCCGCTGACGCTGATCACGCCGACCACCACCACCTTCCAGCGCGGCAAGGACCGCGAGGCCAGCGACCAGGGCCAGTTCGGCATCGCCTTCAAGTACTACGCGGAGAACCTCGGCAACGGCACCGAGCTCGGCTTCTACTTCATGAACTACCACTCGAAGCTGCCCTACGTCAGCTTCATGTCGTCCGCGGCCTCCTGCGCGCGCGCCGAAGGCAACGCGCTGGGGATCAACGCCACCAGCACCAGCACGTTCCTGCAGGCCTGCCCCAACGTGCCGGTGACCACCAATCTCAGCGCCACGCTGCGCCTCACCGGCGACGCCCTGGCCCTGGGCCTGGCCAACCCGGCGATCCTGGCGGACCTGGGCCTGGCCAATCTTGCCGGCCTGGGCGAACTGCTCACCGGCCAGCCGGGCCAGCCGCATTCCAACGCCATCGCCCTGGATTCGCCGATACCGTTCTTCGAGTACCCGGAGAACCTGAAGATGATCGGCTTCAGCTTCAACACCACGCTGGGCGACCTTTCCGTGCAGGGTGAAGTCGCGTATCGCCCCGACCAGCCGCTGCAGGTCGCGGTGACCGACCTCGCCTTCGCCGCCCTGGGCCCGACGCTGACGCGCTGCCACGACCAGAGCCTGGGCTGCCTCGGCTCGCGCGGCGGCAATGGCTTCGACGAGAACGGCAACTTCGCGCCGCAGTACGGCAGCAGCGACTTCACCGACGCCAACGGCAACATCGTCTATCGCGACACCGTCAACCTGCTGGTGGGCCACGTGCCGGGCTCGGCGCGCGCCTTCCCGAACTTCGTCATCCCCTACCGCGGCGGCGTGGTCGGCGAGAATGCGCCGAACAGCTATATCCGCGGCTACGAGGAATTCGACACCCTGCAGTTCAACCTGGGCTTCACCCAGGTGCTCGGTGCCACCGACAATCCCTTCGGTGCCGACCAGATCCAGGTCGTGGGCGAGTTCGGCGCCGTCTGGGTCCCCAACCTGCCCTCGCTGGACCAGCTGCAGATCGAGGCTCCCGGCGTGTACACCCACGCCAGCGCCGGCGCCGACGGCAGCGGCGCCGACGGCTCGCAGCAGGCCTGCTCCACCAACCCGAGCTGCACGGTCAACTACGACGCCAACGGCGACGGCGACTACGACGACGAAGGCGACGTCTTCGGCGACGGCCTGCGCTTCAACCCGCACCAGGCCGATCTCAGCGACTTCGTCGACAAGTTCTCCTGGGGCTACAAGATCATCACGATCGTGAAGTACGAAAGCGTGGCGCCGGGCATCAGCCTGCAGCCCTTCATCGTCTGGAGCCACGACGTCAACGGCACCGGCCCCGGCCCGGCGGAAAACTTCGTCAAGGGCCGCAAGCAGGTGCTGGCGAACCTGGAGACGCGCTACAAGGAAGCGATCTCCTTCACCGTGGGCTACGGCTGGTTCTTCGGCGGCGGCAACAACAACCTGTACCGCGATCGCGACTTTGCGCAGGCGTTCGTGCGGTACCAGTTCTGAGGATTGCGGCGAGCTGCGGACGCAGGCTCTCCTTCGACTATTTTATGCCTGCCTCGACGGAACTCCCAACGGAGTTCCGTTTTTGTTTGGGGCGGAAAATCTTCGGCTGCGAAGAAATTGCGACAACCTGTAGGGTGCGCACCGCGCACCGTTGATCCTGATGAACCCTGCTCCGCGTGCGCGATGCGCAGCCTACAAGTTGAGGAGGCACGGCGCGTCCCTCGATACACCGCTGCGCGGCACTCGGGATGAACGGTTCGGTTACTGGAAAACAAGGAAGGCGGCCAATGGCCGGCTTCCTTGGATGCCCTCTTTGCTGCTACTTGTGCGTCTTCAGCAGCGAAGCCACCTTGTCGATGTACTGCTGCTGCGCCTTGTCCGCCGACGTGCCCTTGAGCTTGGCCCAGGCGTCGTACTTGGCGCGGCCGATCATGTCGAGCATGCCGGGGCGGCTGCCCTTCACGTCGCCGTCGTTGGCCTGCTTGAACAAGGAGTACAGGGCCAGGAAATCGTCGTTGCTGGGACGCTTGGTGATGGTCTTGACGTCGATCTGGGCCTGGGCGAAGGCGGCCTTGAGGTCTGCCATGTGCTTCTCCTGATAGTTTTGGGTGACGGCGTTTCTTATAGCAGTTCAGACCCCGCCGGCAAAGAACCTCGTCCCGCCGCTGTCGCCGACCGGAATCGCCACTCCCGCCTCGATCTCGACGTTGACGAACCAGCTCAGGCGCAGGCGCAGGCCGGCGCCGACACTGGTGTAGATCCGGCTGAGGCTGAAGTCCTGGGGCCGCTCGAAGGCGTTGCCGGCCTCGGCGATCAATACCCAGCGCAGCCAGCGCCAGTGCAGCGGCCGCGCGAACTCGGCGGAAACCCGGTAGACCGCGTCGCCCTCGACGAACTCCTTGTCGTAGCCGCGCAGCAGGCTGTCGCCACCGAGAAAGTAGGCGTCGTTTTCCGGCGGCCCGTCGATACGGGCGCCCAGTTCGGCGATCAGGTGCAGGGTCTGGTGATCGGTCGCTCCCACGTGCATGTAGCGCGCGTAGCGACCGTTGTAGGTGAGGAAGCCGTAGTCCGAGGCCAGGCCGTCGACCGCCCCCTGCAGCGAACTGCGGAAGCTGACGCCCTCTTCGCTGTAGATATGCAGGTGCAGATCGCGGTAGCTCAGGGTGGCGAAGGGCGCGGTCGCCGAGCCGTAGGCCGGCGGAGCGCCGGGCCCATCGGTTTCCTGGTTGAGCCAGCCCAGGCCGGCGCCGGCACTCCAGCCCTGGCTGGGCGGGCCGCTGTCGGACAGGCTGCGGGATACGCCCAGGCTCAGGCTCTGCAGGGTCTCCTCGTAGCTGCCGCCACCGGCCAGGTCGGTCGGCTTCACCACCTCGCTGGCGGACACGCCGACGCTGTAGCGGCTGTCGAACACCTGCGGTGCGCTGTAGCTGAAGGCATGGTTGGTCTGCAGGCCGACGCCGGCCTCGTTGGTGTCCTCCCGCTCCCAGATCACGCGCAGCGTGTGATCCAGGCCCCAGAGGTTGTTCCATTGCAGCTGGGCGCCGTAGCTGTACTCGCCGCCAGCCTTGGCGTCGACCCGCGGCGTCGGCAGGATGTACCAGCGCTCGCGGACCTTGAACACCAGGCGCACGCCGCCCTCCACGGGCTCCTCGCGCACGCTGACAGTCTTGAACAGGCCCAGGTCCTGGATCGCCTGGCGGCTGCGTTCCACCTGCGCAGCGTCGGCCGGGTCGCCGACCGCGATCGGCAGTTCGCGCAGCAGGGTGCGCGGCTGGGTGGTGTCGTTACCCTCGAAGGCGATCTCGCGCACGGTCTGCGCCGGCGCCTCCTGCGCCTGCACCGTGGTGCAGGCCAGCAGCAGGAGCAACGCGCCGGCGGCCTTCACCGTCGCTCGTGGCAGACGAAGCTGTAGGCGCAGGCATGCTGCGCATCGGCCGGGTGATCCTCGCGGGCGGTCTCGCGCCACCCGGCGGGATCGAACTCCGGGAACCAGGCGTCGCCCTCGAAGCGGCCATGCACCTCGGTGAGGTACATGCGCCGCACCCGCGGCAGGGCCTGGCGGTACAGCTCGGCACCGCCGATCACGACCAGCTCCTTTCCTGCTGCCGCGGAAAACGCTTGGTCGAGGTCATGGAACACGCGGGCGCCGGCGGGAGCAAAAGCCGGGTCGCGGGTCAGCACCCAGTTGTCGCGCTGCGGCAGCGGCCGCCCCAGCGAATCCCAGGTCTTGCGGCCCATCAGCACGATCTTGTCCAGCGTGCTGCGCTTGAAGTACTTCAGGTCGTTGGGCAGGCGCCAGGGCAGCGCGTTGTCGCGGCCGATCAGGCGGTTGTCGTCCA includes these proteins:
- a CDS encoding acyl-CoA-binding protein; protein product: MADLKAAFAQAQIDVKTITKRPSNDDFLALYSLFKQANDGDVKGSRPGMLDMIGRAKYDAWAKLKGTSADKAQQQYIDKVASLLKTHK
- a CDS encoding dihydrofolate reductase translates to MISLIAAMDDNRLIGRDNALPWRLPNDLKYFKRSTLDKIVLMGRKTWDSLGRPLPQRDNWVLTRDPAFAPAGARVFHDLDQAFSAAAGKELVVIGGAELYRQALPRVRRMYLTEVHGRFEGDAWFPEFDPAGWRETAREDHPADAQHACAYSFVCHERR
- a CDS encoding BamA/TamA family outer membrane protein, translating into MKAAGALLLLLACTTVQAQEAPAQTVREIAFEGNDTTQPRTLLRELPIAVGDPADAAQVERSRQAIQDLGLFKTVSVREEPVEGGVRLVFKVRERWYILPTPRVDAKAGGEYSYGAQLQWNNLWGLDHTLRVIWEREDTNEAGVGLQTNHAFSYSAPQVFDSRYSVGVSASEVVKPTDLAGGGSYEETLQSLSLGVSRSLSDSGPPSQGWSAGAGLGWLNQETDGPGAPPAYGSATAPFATLSYRDLHLHIYSEEGVSFRSSLQGAVDGLASDYGFLTYNGRYARYMHVGATDHQTLHLIAELGARIDGPPENDAYFLGGDSLLRGYDKEFVEGDAVYRVSAEFARPLHWRWLRWVLIAEAGNAFERPQDFSLSRIYTSVGAGLRLRLSWFVNVEIEAGVAIPVGDSGGTRFFAGGV
- a CDS encoding DUF1302 domain-containing protein, which gives rise to MKNCHKQFPRIVPALLALACAAPAQAITFDFADGEITGVLNTAITAGSAWRMEDRAADLVGKSNLDPDLCGGRYQSCQGLFKEQIYPAQHLAAAPGQFSMRNDDGNLNYDQGDMVQGVAKITQDLTLNWHGFGFFARWLAFHDFVNNDFTETHPNLITPENVERVATTGNAESNHFFTRVYGKGERVRSKRREGEVLNQVGSDLQWLDFNISGRLPLWGEKDMSFKIGRQTVNWGESTLMVINSVNQAQPVNANNLYRVGFTVEEVFTPVGSVFASMDLFENATLEAYYQFEWQPVEAPAPGSYFGFADIGTNNAVDNLNLTFGTSPDDPDRAFAGANAREQLGYLDNPLTLITPTTTTFQRGKDREASDQGQFGIAFKYYAENLGNGTELGFYFMNYHSKLPYVSFMSSAASCARAEGNALGINATSTSTFLQACPNVPVTTNLSATLRLTGDALALGLANPAILADLGLANLAGLGELLTGQPGQPHSNAIALDSPIPFFEYPENLKMIGFSFNTTLGDLSVQGEVAYRPDQPLQVAVTDLAFAALGPTLTRCHDQSLGCLGSRGGNGFDENGNFAPQYGSSDFTDANGNIVYRDTVNLLVGHVPGSARAFPNFVIPYRGGVVGENAPNSYIRGYEEFDTLQFNLGFTQVLGATDNPFGADQIQVVGEFGAVWVPNLPSLDQLQIEAPGVYTHASAGADGSGADGSQQACSTNPSCTVNYDANGDGDYDDEGDVFGDGLRFNPHQADLSDFVDKFSWGYKIITIVKYESVAPGISLQPFIVWSHDVNGTGPGPAENFVKGRKQVLANLETRYKEAISFTVGYGWFFGGGNNNLYRDRDFAQAFVRYQF